From Salarias fasciatus chromosome 12, fSalaFa1.1, whole genome shotgun sequence, the proteins below share one genomic window:
- the npc1l1 gene encoding NPC1-like intracellular cholesterol transporter 1 gives MIRVSALFIFLACTVLSEAQHEAGYCSFYEECGRNPLINGSLITPIVPCYDHSRARRLTGNHYKRLKEVCPMLDRGENNTYACCSVQQLQSLETSLTLSKAVLVRCPSCSENFAHLHCINTCSPDQSQVVNVTKVMNVTYLGRTREAVVGYQSYLTASFGEGAFNSCKNVKIPATGGYAIATMCGRYGASLCTAQRWYDFQGDSSNGLAPLDLDFKLIKEGESSEPIPDGVIPYNGKALGCNETTTSGGQACSCQDCVESCPSVPNPPPPDAPFTIQGADGVLVICIIIFCVLMLFFVIYLVVSYCKNGKKKEKGEGKLKDQKSDVTERIIRPEEVTCIDRNSLAAQDFLSLLFRRWGTLMATYPFVVLLASAVVVAALAAGLISLELTTDPVELWSAPNSRAREEKNFHDTHFGPFYRTNQLILTAPGRKGHIYDSLLFGPQNFSGIISKELIIELLELQQRIQSISFFSKDLNRTATLADVCYAPLNPINSTLTDCAVNSLPQYFQNNLDNINAKVEMTELGVTKEVDWRDHLIYCLGSPLSFKDITDLGLSCMADYGAPVFPFLAVGGYNNEDYTDAEALIMTFSLNNYARDNPKFKVALQWETEYLKVVQDYQKNPKANFTFAYMAERSLEDEINRTTAEDIPIFMISYAVIFVYIVVALGEYSSCSRILVDSKFLVGLGGILVVGCSVLSSMGFYSWVGIPSSLVILQVVPFLVLAVGADNIFILVLEYQRDVRRPGEKREEQIGRVLGSVAPSMLLCSLSESVCFFLGALSTMPAVRSFALYAALAVLMDFILQMTAFVALLSLDARRQDNNRCELVCCVKVSKERPRKPNEGLLLPLMRKYYAPFLLHTFTRIIVMVVFIFMFCASIFLMLNVKVGLDQELAMPQGSYMLEYFKYLNKYFEVGVPVYFVTKKGYNFSTVAGMNGICSSVGCDQFSMTQKIQYAANYPDRSYVGIPSNSWVDDFVDWLNPASRCCRIYSFGENKGKFCPASESSFLCLTKCMATPPDGVLRPDEAEFKRFLPDFLGNRPDLQCPKGGLGAYDTAVVRDENGDIIASRFMAYHTPLINSQEYTAALKMSRELAYNITMSMREVNNTSPDFEVFPYTVTNVFYEQYLTIVSEGLFNISMCLLPTFVVCCLLLGLDLRSGLLNLLTIIMITVDTVGVMTLWSIDYNAVALINLVTAVGISVEFVSHITRSFALSTKPTHVERAKEATANMGSAVFAGVAMTNLPGILVLAFAKAQLIQIFFFRLNLVITLLGMAHGLIFLPVLLSYFGPGVNKAVLLKLQQARGEENREHKMKKNFYDNISYEGSEQKQHPNSHSMNPSTMNRHTRDDKIDHF, from the exons ATGATCCGTGTTTCAGCTCTCTTCATTTTTCTGGCTTGTACG gTGCTGTCTGAAGCGCAACATGAGGCGGGCTACTGTTCCTTCTATGAGGAGTGTGGCCGTAACCCTTTGATAAATGGATCCCTCATTACTCCTATTGTCCCATGCTATGATCACAGCAGGGCCCGACGTCTCACAGGAAACCACTACAAGAGGCTCAAAGAG GTGTGCCCGATGCTGGACCGTGGAGAGAACAACACATACGCCTGCTGTTCAGTCCAACAGCTGCAGTCTCTGGAAACCAGCTTAACCCTGTCCAAGGCCGTGCTGGTCCGCTGCCCCTCATGCTCGGAGAACTTTGCCCACTTGCACTGCATCAACACCTGCAGCCCTGACCAGAGCCAGGTAGTCAACGTCACCAAGGTGATGAACGTCACCTACTTGGGGAGGACCAGGGAGGCTGTGGTGGGTTATCAGTCATACCTCACCGCCAGCTTTGGAGAAGGAGCCTTCAACTCTTGTAAAAATGTCAAGATTCCTGCAACGGGCGGTTACGCAATCGCCACGATGTGCGGCCGCTATGGCGCCTCACTGTGCACCGCCCAACGCTGGTACGACTTTCAAGGAGACTCCAGTAACGGCCTGGCTCCGCTTGACCTCGATTTCAAGCTGATTAAGGAGGGAGAGTCTTCGGAACCCATTCCGGACGGGGTGATTCCCTACAACGGTAAAGCTCTGGGCTGTAACGAGACCACGACTTCAGGAGGTCAGGCCTGCTCCTGCCAAGACTGCGTGGAGTCGTGTCCCAGTGTGCCAAATCCTCCGCCACCCGATGCCCCCTTTACTATCCAGGGTGCTGACGGCGTTCTGGTGATTTGTATCATCATATTCTGTGTCTTGATGCTTTTCTTCGTTATTTACCTGGTCGTCTCCTactgtaaaaatggaaaaaagaaagagaaaggagaggGAAAACTGAAAGATCAGAAGAGCGACGTAACTGAGAGGATCATTCGTCCGGAAGAGGTGACCTGTATTGACAGAAACAGCTTGGCTGCTCAAGATTTCCTGAGCTTGCTGTTTCGGCGCTGGGGAACGCTGATGGCCACTTATCCTTTCGTG GTACTCCTGGCGTCGGCGGTCGTTGTGGCTGCTTTGGCTGCTGGCCTCATATCCCTCGAGCTCACCACTGATCCAGTCGAGCTGTGGTCTGCCCCCAACAGCCGTGCTCGTGAGGAGAAAAACTTCCACGATACGCACTTTGGCCCTTTCTACAGGACAAACCAGTTGATTTTGACGGCACCTGGCAGAAAGGGCCACATTTACGACTCGTTGCTGTTTGGACCTCAGAATTTCAGCGGTATCATATCTAAAGAGCTCATTATTGAGCTTCTTGAGCTCCAGCAAAGAATACAG agtATCTCATTCTTCTCAAAAGATCTGAACCGTACAGCAACTCTGGCGGATGTGTGTTACGCTCCACTAAATCCAATCAATTCCACTTTAACTGACTGTGCGGTCAACAGCTTACCGCAGTACTTCCAGAATAATCTGGACAACATCAATGCTAAGGTGGAGATGACTGAGCTGGGAGTGACcaaagaggtggactggagagACCATCTGATCTACTGCCTTGG ctccccGCTGTCATTCAAAGACATCACCGATTTAGGCTTGAGCTGCATGGCTGACTACGGAGCGCCAGTCTTTCCGTTTCTGGCTGTGGGAGGCTATAATA ATGAGGACTACACGGATGCAGAAGCCTTGATCATGACTTTCTCCCTCAACAACTACGCTCGTGACAATCCCAAGTTCAAGGTGGCTTTGCAGTGGGAGACAGAGTATCTGAAAGTTGTCCAGGACTACCAGAAAAACCCGAAGGCCAACTTCACCTTTGCATACATGGCTGAG AGGTCTCTTGAAGACGAGATCAATCGAACGACAGCAGAAGATATTCCGATCTTCATGATCAGCTATGCCGTGATTTTCGTCTACATCGTCGTGGCGCTGGGGGAGTACTCCTCCTGCTCACGAATACTG GTGGACTCCAAGTTTCTGGTGGGTCTGGGTGGGATCCTGGTGGTCGGCTGTTCTGTCCTGTCCTCCATGGGTTTCTACTCATGGGTCGGCATCCCCTCCTCACTGGTGATTCTGCAAGTCGTACCCTTCTTGGTGCTCGCAGTTGGAGCCGACAACATCTTCATTTTGGTTTTAGAATACCAG AGAGATGTGCGGAGACCTGGAGAGAAGCGGGAGGAGCAGATCGGTCGTGTACTGGGAAGTGTGGCTCCCAGCATGCTCCTGTGCAGTCTCTCTGAAtctgtttgcttctttttgg GGGCCCTGTCGACCATGCCAGCTGTGAGGTCCTTCGCTCTGTACGCAGCTCTGGCTGTGCTCATGGACTTCATCCTGCAGATGACAGCATTTGTAGCGCTGCTGTCCTTAGACGCTCGGCGTCAGGACAACAACCGCTGTGAACTGGTCTGCTGCGTCAAAGTGTCAAAAGAGCGCCCAAGGAAGCCCAACGAGGGCCTCCTGCTGCCCCTCATGAGGAAATACTATGCCCCCTTCCTGCTGCACACCTTCACCAGGATCATAGTG ATGGTGGTTTTCATCTTCATGTTCTGCGCGTCTATATTCCTCATGCTGAATGTGAAAGTGGGTCTGGATCAGGAGCTGGCCATGCCACAG gGCTCCTACATGCTGGAGTATTTCAAATACCTGAACAAATATTTTGAAGTCGGAGTCCCTGTTtattttgtcacaaaaaaaggCTACAACTTCTCCACTGTGGCGGGCATGAATGGCATCTGCTCCAGTGTGGGCTGTGATCAGTTCTCAATGACCCAGAAGATCCAGTATGCTGCCAACTACCCGGACCG ATCCTATGTGGGAATTCCTTCAAACTCCTGGGTGGACGATTTCGTGGACTGGTTGAACCCTGCATCCAGATGTTGTCGTATTTACTCCTTTggtgaaaataaaggaaaattcTGTCCTGCGAGTGAAA GCAGTTTTCTCTGCCTTACCAAGTGTATGGCAACGCCGCCGGATGGCGTTCTCAGGCCTGACGAGGCCGAGTTCAAGCGCTTCCTCCCTGATTTCCTGGGTAACAGGCCCGACCTTCAGTGTCCCAAAGG CGGTCTTGGAGCTTATGACACGGCGGTGGTGAGAGATGAGAATGGAGACATAATAG CGTCACGTTTCATGGCGTACCACACTCCGCTGATCAACTCCCAGGAGTACACCGCCGCGCTGAAAATGTCCAGAGAGCTGGCTTACAATATAACCATGAGCATGAGAGAAGTGAACAACACCTCACCCGACTTTGAAGTCTTCCCTTACAC GGTAACGAACGTGTTTTACGAGCAGTACCTGACCATCGTGTCGGAGGGGCTCTTCAACATCTCCATGTGTCTGCTGCCGACCTTCGTGGTGTGCTGCCTGCTGCTGGGCTTGGACCTGCGCTCCGGCCTGCTCAACCTGCTCACCATCATCATGATCACGGTGGACACGGTTGGAGTCATGACGCTGTGGAGCATCGACTATAACGCTGTGGCTCTCATCAACCTGGTCACG GCGGTGGGGAtctctgtggagtttgtgtCCCACATAACGCGATCCTTTGCTCTCAGCACGAAGCCCACACACGTGGAAAGAGCAAAGGAGGCTACAGCCAATATGGGAAGTGCG GTGTTTGCCGGTGTTGCCATGACCAACCTGCCAGGCATCCTCGTGCTGGCGTTCGCCAAAGCGCAGCTCATCCAGATCTTTTTCTTCCGGCTGAACCTCGTGATCACACTCCTGGGAATGGCCCATGGACTCATCTTCCTCCCCGTGCTGCTCAGTTATTTTG gCCCTGGTGTAAATAAGGCAGTGCTGCTGAAGCTCCAACAGGCCAGAGGGGAGGAGAACCGAGAGCAcaagatgaagaaaaacttCTACGACAACATTAGCTATGAGGGCAGTGAGCAGAAGCAGCACCCGAACTCACACTCCATGAACCCTTCCACcatgaacagacacacacgggACGATAAAATTGACCATTTCTGA
- the LOC115398757 gene encoding non-POU domain-containing octamer-binding protein — MQGNRGPQQNHGPNRPGEQKKSGGMNTNGQQPEPCEPTNPNEALTLDLQSFRKPGEKTFTQRSRLFVGNLPTGMSEEELEKLFAKYGKASEIFINKDRGFGFIRLETRIIAEIARAELDDTPFRGRPIRVRFATHGAALTVKNLPEFVSNELLEEAFAVFGQIERAVVIVDDRGRPTGKGIVEYTSKPAARKALDKCGDGAYLLTSFPRPIIVEPMDQYDEDEGLPEKLINKNQQYHKEREQPPRFAQPGSFEYEYAMRWKALMEMEKQQYEMVDRNMKEAQEKLEAEMEAARHEHQVMLMRQDLLRRQEELRRMEELHSQEVQKRKLVEQRQEEERRRREEEMRMRNEEMMKRQQEGFRGNFPENREQDVRMHMGGHGMPMNRNSLGSNSGSAGAAGLNAENSPMMAGSGNNNNNMPGGGQGGFPRGLPGAGEYGPNKQRRF, encoded by the coding sequence ATGCAAGGAAACCGAGGCCCCCAGCAAAACCACGGCCCCAACCGCCCGGGGGAGCAGAAGAAATCCGGCGGGATGAACACGAACGGCCAGCAGCCGGAGCCCTGCGAGCCGACCAACCCGAACGAGGCCTTAACCCTGGacctgcagagcttcaggaagCCCGGGGAGAAGACCTTCACCCAGCGCAGCAGGCTGTTCGTGGGAAACCTGCCCACCGGAATGtccgaggaggagctggagaagctgtTCGCCAAGTACGGAAAAGCGAGCGAGATCTTCATCAACAAGGATCGAGGTTTCGGGTTCATCCGCCTGGAGACGAGGATCATCGCCGAGATAGCCCGAGCCGAGCTGGATGACACTCCGTTCAGAGGCAGACCTATACGAGTGAGGTTTGCAACACACGGGGCTGCTTTAACTGTTAAGAATCTGCCAGAGTTTGTGTCCAATGAGCTCCTGGAGGAGGCCTTCGCCGTGTTCGGTCAGATAGAAAGAGCAGTGGTCATAGTGGATGACCGGGGGAGGCCCACAGGGAAGGGGATCGTGGAGTACACCTCGAAACCAGCTGCAAGGAAGGCTCTGGATAAGTGTGGTGATGGTGCCTATCTTCTCACTTCTTTCCCCCGCCCCATCATAGTGGAGCCCATGGACCAGTATGATGAGGATGAAGGGCTGCCTGAAAAGCTAataaacaaaaaccagcagtaCCACAAAGAGCGAGAGCAGCCACCTCGGTTTGCTCAGCCTGGATCCTTCGAGTACGAGTATGCCATGCGCTGGAAGGCCCTGATGGAGATGGAGAAGCAGCAGTACGAGATGGTTGACCGCAACATGAAGGAGGCTCAGGAAAAACTGGAAGCCGAGATGGAGGCTGCCAGACATGAGCATCAGGTGATGCTGATGAGgcaggacctgctgaggaggcaggaggagctgcggAGGATGGAGGAGCTCCACAGTCAGGAGGTGCAGAAGAGGAAGCTGGTAGagcagcggcaggaggaggaacgccggaggagagaggaggagatgaggatGCGAAATGAGGAGATGAtgaagaggcagcaggagggctTCAGAGGCAACTTCCCTGAAAACAGAGAGCAGGATGTCCGGATGCATATGGGAGGCCACGGGATGCCCATGAACAGAAACTCACTGGGCTCCAACTCGGGTTCTGCTGGCGCCGCTGGCTTGAATGCTGAGAATTCTCCAATGATGGCAGGTtcaggaaacaacaacaacaacatgcctGGAGGAGGCCAGGGAGGCTTCCCCAGAGGCCTCCCTGGAGCCGGAGAATATGGACCTAATAAGCAGCGCAGATTTTGA